The Planktothrix agardhii NIES-204 genomic interval ATAAACTCTCCTAATATTCGGCGTTGAGCCTCTAATAATTCTTTAATTCCTAGTTCAGCAAAATCCAAAATTTTATTGAGTTTTTCTCGATTAAAACTACCAGATTCCGCAGTACCTTGGATTTCAATAATTTCTAATTCTTCGGTCATTACCAAATTAAAATCAATATCGGCGGCCACATCTTCGGGATAATTCAAATCTAAATAGGGTTCTCCTTCTAATAGTCCCACAGAAATCGCAGCAATTTGATGACAGATGGGTAATTGTTGCAGTTGTCCTTTTTCAACTAATGTATTTAAGGCATCAACTAGCGCCACAAACCCCCCGGTAATAGCCGTAGTTCGCGTTCCTGCATCCGCTTGAATTACATCGGTATCAACCGTAATGGTAAATTCTCCTAATGCTTTTAAATCCACCGCAGCCCTTAAACTACGTCCAATTAATCGTTGAATTTCTTGAGTTCTTCCTGATAATTTTAACAATTCTCTCGGTTGACGTTGGGGTGTTGCCCCAGGTAACATTCGATATTCTGCGGTTAACCATCCCTGTCCTGTATTCTGTAAAAATTTGGGTACTCCCGGCTCAATACTAACGGTACATAATACTTTTGTATCCCCACTTTTTGCTAACACAGAACCAGGGGAAAAACGAGTAAAATTCCGTTCAAAACTTACAGGACGAAGTTGATTTGGTTCTCTATGATCAGGACGTTTCCACATAATTAATTAAAAGTAATTGTAGTAAGCCCTTTAGGGCTGTATTATATTAATTGAGACGTTGACAAATCTCTTGATAAATTTGTTCTGGAGATTGCTCCCCATTAATATCTAAAAGACGATTGGTGAGTTCATAATATTCTAAAATGGGAACTGTACGTTGATAAAATAACTCAATACGACGTTCAATAATTCCCAGTTGATCATCAGCCCTTGAACGCGCTAAAGAACGCTTTTTTAATACCATTTCTGGTACATTAAAATAAATCGCCCAATTTAACTGTTGTTCTAAATCTTCTAATAAAAAATCCAATTCTTCCGCCTGAAATGAGGTACGGGGATAACCGTCTAAAAGCCAACCCTTCGCCACCGCAGGTTCTAACAATTGTTGACGGACAAATTGAATCATAATTTCGTCTGGGACTAACTCGCCTTTTTCTACATAGGGTTTAGCTTGTTGACCCAATTCCGTATCAGAAATGATCCTTTGTCTCAAAATCTGACCCATATCTAAGCAAGGAATACCCAAATCACTACATAACAGTTTGGCTTGAGTTCCCTTTCCTGCTCCTGGGCCACCTAAAATCACCAGTCTCACAATATTTAGCTCCTCCGATGTTCAAGTTTAACCATTTTTTAAATCCATGATTTAATTTCCTCCTTTAACCATTCCCAAAACCGATGTCGGATTTAATAAAAATGATGCCCCTTTTTGAGTAATTTCTTCAGAAAGATGTATCTGTTTTAAGGTGACTAAGCCATCATTAATATATAAATCTCTTACCATCGCCTTGTCTCCAGAATTAAAAACAGTCTCATAAAAGACTTCCTTAATTCCTGTAGAAATAATTAATTTTAAACAGGAAATACAAGGTTCTAAGGTAACATAAATACTTCCCCCATTACAACAAATTCCATGTTTTGCCGCCTGTGCGATCGCATTTGCTTCTGCGTGAACCGCCCGGGAAGGTAACACCGAACTGGTATCACAGGTGCTTAACCCCGGATAACAATAGCCTTGGGTGGTACAGTGAATGGAACCAGAAGGCGATCCGTTATAACCCGTAGCCAGCATTTGTCGGTCTTTGACAATTACTGCACCCACGGGAAAGACTAAACAGGTGGAGCGCGTAGCCACCAATTTAGCCATCATCATAAAATACTCATCCCAAGTCGGTCGCAGGGGCGGTTTATAGTTTTCTGGTAAGTCTTCCATGCTAATAAAATAATAGAAATTAGTGGGGTTTTCTGGAGA includes:
- a CDS encoding ribonuclease PH, translated to MWKRPDHREPNQLRPVSFERNFTRFSPGSVLAKSGDTKVLCTVSIEPGVPKFLQNTGQGWLTAEYRMLPGATPQRQPRELLKLSGRTQEIQRLIGRSLRAAVDLKALGEFTITVDTDVIQADAGTRTTAITGGFVALVDALNTLVEKGQLQQLPICHQIAAISVGLLEGEPYLDLNYPEDVAADIDFNLVMTEELEIIEIQGTAESGSFNREKLNKILDFAELGIKELLEAQRRILGEFILLKSGES
- a CDS encoding putative cytidine/deoxycytidylate deaminase → MEDLPENYKPPLRPTWDEYFMMMAKLVATRSTCLVFPVGAVIVKDRQMLATGYNGSPSGSIHCTTQGYCYPGLSTCDTSSVLPSRAVHAEANAIAQAAKHGICCNGGSIYVTLEPCISCLKLIISTGIKEVFYETVFNSGDKAMVRDLYINDGLVTLKQIHLSEEITQKGASFLLNPTSVLGMVKGGN
- a CDS encoding adenylate kinase; this translates as MRLVILGGPGAGKGTQAKLLCSDLGIPCLDMGQILRQRIISDTELGQQAKPYVEKGELVPDEIMIQFVRQQLLEPAVAKGWLLDGYPRTSFQAEELDFLLEDLEQQLNWAIYFNVPEMVLKKRSLARSRADDQLGIIERRIELFYQRTVPILEYYELTNRLLDINGEQSPEQIYQEICQRLN